Sequence from the Podarcis raffonei isolate rPodRaf1 chromosome 16, rPodRaf1.pri, whole genome shotgun sequence genome:
TTTATGTTCAGTTTCGTggtatattttttaatgttttattgtttatatctACTTTTATTATGTTGTAGTTATGTGTTTTTTCATATTGTAAGTGTCTTGAACTGTGCTTGAACTGTGGAAACATGGCATACAGATAaggttatgtatgtatgtatgtatgtatgtatgtatgtatgtttgtatctGGAGAATGCAGGTGAAGGACTCGGaacctttataaaaaaaactGAGGGACTGAGGGTGTGCAGGTGGGTAGATCacattccccccctctctctcttcaaaatCCATTCCTGACACTTGAAAATCCTCAGAATGCTAGTTCAAAAGGAGATTTAAGGTTCAGTTGCTTCTGCTGAGTGTGAAATGAGGTTTTTAAAGCCCAACACAGTGCTATCTATGACAGATTGCCAGTGTGCGAAGACTGAAAAATGTTATAACTCATCTATTCTCTCTATCTCGCAGACTCGTCAGGCCAACTCTTGACCAAGCCCTGCTAACACTTCCCATCTGTGCCTAAGAATGGGGCCCCTTTCCCCGCCCATCATCCTTACATCCAgtggatgctgctgctgttgctctctctctcttttgttaatCCTCCCCCAAACCcgaaaataaatatttaaggcAGTGCCAAGACCCCTTGTTTGTTTCAGTCATAGCTCTGGAATTCATGGTATGAGGCAAGGCAGAGGCTTCAGTGTGTGGAGGCAAACTGGATTTATGCTTTGCATCTTTGgccatgaaggctgcagcagccaCTGTGTTCATCCTCCTGACCACTCTTTCTCTTAGGTCTACAGGTAAGAGTGGAGGCACTGAGGGAGATGAAAGGCAGCCTCCACCCTGAACAATGCTAATTTGCTTTTAAGAGGCAAACGCCAGCAAGCTCCTCCACCATTACACTAGTCttctgctttatttttaatttctaaaatgttATGTCTTTTTGTTATTGGAATGCTGTGCCAACCATCAGCACCAGTGCTCctctcattatttattatttgtttggtaAGCGTTGGGGTGGGGAAGCCGTGTTGTTGGGAACAAAGCAAGAAAGAGAGGggttgatgggggttggagtccaacaacatctggagggagacgggttccccatccttgttttGCAGCGTCCCTCTCCCTTACAGGCAATGCATATCACCTGACTTGTTTCAAAATGTGGTACTCCTGCTTTGAGGTGGGgactcctgctcattctgccacGTGGGGCCTTGACTTCTTCCCCCAAAACCTGTCCTGATGTCTCTGCCATTCATCAATGATGCGCAGACTGCAtagcatgtttttgttttgtttttcaaataggGACCAGCCGTTTCTGCTCCTCAACTTTCTTCATTGCTTACCTTCAAGCTTCTCAGTTTCTACCCTATTCATAATATTGCCTGCTCTTTCTGTTCTTGCAGGGAAGAAGTTCCGATGGTGCACCCTTTCTGACCTGGAGCAGAGGAAGTGCTCAGAGCTATCCAAAGTGCTTCTGGCAGTGTTGCCTCCTGCCACGGTCAACGCCTTCGCCAGGGTTTCCTGCATCAGAGCTCACAACACTTACGACTGCATTGACAAGATCAGAGTGAGTACCCAGAAATTCCAGAGGTTATCCAAACCCCGGATCTCATTCATTTCTTCTACCTCCACAGTCGAAGCAGGCATCAGTGCTTTCGAATacctggaaaccataggaggggagagcgctgttTCGCTCACGCCCTTATTGTCAGCTTCCCTTTAGGACATctgatcagccactgtgagaacagaatggtggGCTTGGTGGTTCTGATGTCTTTTGggcattttggactacaaatcccatgaggCCCAGCCATCACGGCTGTATGCTCCTGAGGCTTATTGGAGTTGCATTCCAAAGCAtcctgagggcaccaggttgttgaTGGTGGGAATCAAGGGTATGTGGGGGGCGGGCTGCTGGGGTGATTGCCCCGGGTGCATTTTTCTGACAGGCACAGTGTGCtgctcacgccccccccccccgagccagcCCTGCGCCACGAGGACGCAACAGCCATGTGCCCTTCGATTCCAGACCCTCAAGGGTGAGGCTGTGActgaagacatctaaaggcagccctgtttagggaagcttttaatgtttaataggttattgtattttagtgttttgttggaagccgcccagagtggctggggaaacccagccagatgggtggggtataaataataaattattattattattattattattattattattattattattattatgaagggcACATGGCGTCCTTCTAATGTCACCTTCCCTGAGCCTTGCAAAGTGCTGCAGGGCCCTGTGCCTCACAAAGTGGTTCAGGGATGGTATTACTCTGGCAATTTCAGTGGCGAGGGCTGAGCTGGTGCACAGCGGGCTCCGTTTGCTGCGCATGCACCGGGCACCATACAATCACGCTCCACCGCTGGTGAGAATGAAGAGTCGCACATTAATTGTGGGGTTAGCTGAGCACAGCATCTGTTCAGGGTGGAAGCGGTGTTGCCCCAGGCAAATAACTGCAATTATTGTGGCAGGTTTTCATGCTTAATATGTGAGAGATTACAGCCCATTTATTGCCACATACGTACTTATTAAATCCTAACCAGAGGAAATTCTGCCATGACTAGAGGCAGGATGTTAGCCAATAATCCCAGGAAGTGTTGGGAAAAGTCTGCCTGACTAGAATAACTTGTACTGAAGATATTCAGAAGCTTGTTTTAAATACTATTTCTCATTCTTAATTAGGTGAACAAAGCTGATGCTGTCTCCTTAGATGCTGGAGATGTGTATTCAGCTGTGAAGCTTTATGGCTTGACTGTGGTGGCAAAGGAGATCTATATGGAAGGTCAGTCAGTGACCATACCCCCAGGGCTGGTGTCAGCACCCAGCAAATTGACCAGAGCCTACAGAAATGTAAAGAGCCTGCCCAGCCAAGCCTTGAGTCAGCACAATTCCTGGTGTACCTAGGTTAGCAATGGAGGTCAAGGGTCATGGAAGTGTTCCAAGCAGTGTGCTCTGGAGGGAGGCCCGCTCCCTTGGCTCTGGGATTTTATTATGGGATAGATGCTCCTCAGGGTCCTCATGACATCATTGGCATCAAAATGTCTGTCCATAACCTGCCCCCCAACTTAATCTGGGATCTAATCTTTCCAGCAAAAAATCAAtaatttacaaaacaaaactggtGCCAATAGCCCAACTGTAAATTAAACTGCCATCTGGAAGTACCGTAAACATTTCTTTAACAGAACTGGCCCTGCTTTTTCCACACAGACATTGCTTTGATCTGTGATAAACTGAGAGCATATCAACATAACACAGACTTAACTGGCTCAaccagggtgccaacttgaataaaatatggggagggAGGTAAGGCAAGCCCCACCCTGGGTAttcgatcacatgatgtggtgaaCACagtcatttgaatggcaatgcccatcaacttttgggtGGACAAGCCCCTCAGATACTTTATTGGTGGGGCAAAGCCCCGTCGGctgctaggagttggctcctatgggctCAACCATCATTCCTTCTCCCTAGGAAATCCTGAGAACACGAAGGAAGGCTTAGTGTAGTACAGCcgtttccaacctggtgcccttctgatgttgtggactacaactcccatcagctccagtcagcatgtcTCTATGATAAAAGTTGTGATCCAAAACGACTGGAGGGCATGCAGTTGAGGAAGGCTGTTCTGTTCACACAGAGATCTCTCAGTGTTCATTAACATGGTTCCTGTATCTTCTGTACTTTTTTTTATCACTAGGTAACTGTGTGTttgctgtagctgtggccagacGAGGAACGCTGGATATCCAAAGGCTAAAAGGGAGCCGCAGTTGCCACAATGGAGCCAGGTGGACCTCTGGTTGGAACATCCCTTTGGGCTTCCTTCTGGTTAGGAATGACCTCGTATGGGATGAAGACCAGCCCCTCAGCCACAGTGAGTGCATAGTGAAAGATCAGATGCTTAGCCTTGTATCAAAGGTCTGCAACCGATTGGAATTTGAGGGGAAGGACAATGTGCAAAGCACCTACCATAGATCCCAAGTCCTTCTTGTATTGGGACCACTTCTGCCACATGACGTCCTCTTTAGTGCCCCTGGTTTGAGCAGGAGAAATGCCAGAGCATGTTACTGAAACCAAAAGAGCACCAAACTGCTTAACTGTTTTAAGGCTGGACGATACCCAGGATGTTACGTGTCAAAGAAAAGCAAACCGCACCTGAGAATTTATCATGACATGCACAAAGTATCCTCACAATGTATTCTCATACCCGTCTGTGCCCACAAAACATAAACACGTGATGAGATCCTGAGACAGGTTCTCAGATCCTGTTTGGCCAGAGCTTTTTTTCAGGGAGAGCTGCAAACCAATTTGACAACACCCAAAGGAAGCACCTGTTGTCATGGCGTTGCCTGGTAAAGTGCTcccttcctgtttttgttttttgatccAGATCATTATGAGGCACCTTTAATTTCAAAAGGATTAAGTCTGTCAACCAATTCAAGAAATTTAGTTGGCTAATTATCTTGTCTTTTACCAGTTAAGTTTCAATAAACCCACACTTTACCAAAACTTCAATATAGGAAAAGAAAGTGCAATATAATTTACAGttaattaaaaattaatgatTAAGCAGAAGCTACCATTCATTGTTAGTTGCAAACATATTATTGAttaatttctttttcattcaccgctGCAGAAAGAGACCAGACCCCAAAGTAGCCTAAGTGAAACAAGCACCTACATTCTTAACTTGCAGCCCAGGTGATGAACTATCACCTTGCCAATGAGACATTAAACTCCTAATTCTAATTTAAAAAATAGATGAAGACTGGGGTCTGACTCTTGAAAATGTTTGGTTACAGCATTAACATACAGTATTATGTCTGCTCAAAGGTTtgccctattgagttcaatggaatgtCTTAAAAGGTTATAGATTTGTTTTATATGGATGTAGATATGGTTATAGATTTGCAacctcaggctgcagtcctatacctaGAATGAAGTCCCAATGAACTCAGAGGGGTCTACTTCTAAGTAGCCATACTTAGGAATACAACATAGTGGGTACATTTCTGTGAGTGCTTATCTGAGGATAGGGCTACATTCTGTCTTCTTGGGTCTGACCGAgatgggctcttcttacattctgatCATGCAGAGGTTGAGTCCAGAATCTGTGTTATTTTAGCAGTGCGTTTCCATGAGAATGTCTCCccttctcatttctccagtcGTCGGTGGTTATTTCAATGCCAGCTGCATCCCCGGCATCGGAGTCGCCTCTCCGCAGCTCTGCTCCCTTTGCCAAGGACAGAAATCCTACATCCAGGACAAGAACCACTTCTGTGAGACCAGCGGTGGCGAACCCTTCTCTGGTTCAGATGGGGCCTTCAGGTGGCCTTGCGCTTGTGCTTGAAGTGCAGGCGGGTGGGGCTGGAGCAGGTGCTGGGTGGCCTCCTGTGCTAACGCCACTTCAATCTGTGTGCAGGTGCTTGAAGATTGGGGTGGCAGATGTTGCTTTCCTGGATCACCTGGCCATCATGAACGCCACAGGTAAACTTCTTGCTCGGGGACTCTCACCTTAACATCTGCCCTGGAGACGTACAGCAGCCCGATGTTAAATTCTCTCACTCCAGCTTCTCTCGATGCCAGTTGttcttttcccctccctttgTTCAGAGCCAGAACAAGAAGAATATGAGTTGTTGTGTCCTGATGGGTCAACAGGTCCTATGACTGCTTACGCTGCCTGCAATCTGGGCCGAGGTCCAGGACGGGCCATTGTCACGCGCCACAACTTCAAGAAGATCGCCAAGAAGTTTCTGACTGTCATTCAGGTATTTCTTAGCCAACACAAGGAGGGGTACAGTAGGGCTCATGCCCGAGGCCTAGTTGACACAAAGAGCTACTGAGAGCCAAAAGGacaattccattttaaaaaaattaaaaagtgtttGGCAGACGACAAAATCTGGCTGTTTTGAGTGTTGAAACTGAGTGCTCTAGTTTTTGTGCTCCTAAATCAAtgtgccatgctggctggggctgatgggagttgtggtacaaaacatctgggggggccaGGCTGGTGAAAGCTCTCACCAATTGAATGGCTTGTGGGAGGTGCCAAGCCAGTTTCGTAGGGTGTTGCAATCATGTCCACACTCTCTCTTTCCCTTGGGGATATGTggcctctttttttggggggggtgcaatTATTCTGCTGCTGGCTCACTATATTATCAGCTAAATAATAACTAGAAAAGAGATGCTGAAGTTATATCAGCATTTGGAAGAAAATAGCAAAGACTCACTGGGTGAGTCATggcagataattttttttaaaacccaatacTGGTGTCACTGCTACTTACCAGGATGGCACTGACATGATAAGGATGGTGTGGGTCTCTATATGGGTGCACCAGGAGCAGCACTGGTTTGGCAGCAGCAGTCCCACTGGTGCAGCTGCATGGCCCTGACCTTGCCGAAATCCCATCCCATCCAGAGAGGCGGCGGTGATGCTGGTGTTGGGAAGATAGCTTTGCCCCATCATATGTGCCAGTActgcctccagatattgttgcgaTCCACCTCTCATCCGctgcagccagcatagccagtcaTCCGGAATGATGGGCATTGCAGCCCAACCATACCTGGAAGTTGCCATGTTGGCTGTCCCAGTGGCTTATTTCATCGTATAGCCACCTCTGCTGGGTAGCCCAAGGCTAGCTGAAACTTGCTCTTGTCCTTAGCACCTCTTTGGAAAGAAGGGAAGAGAGAAGGCCAGATTCGAGCTTTTTGCCTCTGCGCCATTCAGAGGGAAGAACCTGCTCTTCCACGATGCGACGCACCACTTCCAGCTTGTTGATGAGGAGGCTGAAATCACCCACATTCTTGGCCTGGATTATGTTGCTCTGCTGCAGGGCTTGGGCCATGAAGGTGAGAGAGTGCCTCCCTCCCTCATGAAATCATGGGGAGTCCCGAAAGATCCTATATAGGATCAAAAGAGCCCCGAAGATCCTATATAGCACTAGGAGCGTAGCTGGAGGTCAGCCCTTGAGGTATGGGCCCCAGATCATTTTCTAGGAGTCCCAGGTGTTTCTGGATGCTTAACTGAATTGAGAGGCAGAACTGGGCTGGATGCTGAATTAGGAGTATAAATTAATTCAATGTGATCTCATCTAGAGATGCTTTGGAGGGCAatgaataagaacataaggacagccctgctggatcaggccagttgagGCACAgatagcccagcatcctgtccttgCAGTGGCCAATCAGCTGCCACAAAGGCCACCCAAAAGCcaaacctgagtgcaacagcagtgCTCCTCCACTTGCAGTTCCCAACCACTGGGCATTATTCAGGGGCACACTGCCTACGAATTTTTGTAATGGAAGGGAAACTGAACTGATTTGGGGTGCAAATCAACTAAAGTATATATCTGGGGTGATCTAGATGGGAAACCACCTGGCTCACCATCTAAAGTTGCTTCTATAATATAAATTAGCATCTGCAGATTTTACGAAAATATCTTTCTGTGAGCCTATGCCTCAGATCTCTGAAGTACTAGGAGCTCGGTTACTAGGTGATGCAATTTGTTCTCCTTCCTATGACAATACCTTCTCCTGCTGCCTCAGGGAGCTCCCTGGCCAACAGCCTGGTCCGCTGGTGTTGTATCAGCAACGCTGAACTCCGCAAATGTGAGGAGTGGGCTCTGAATGTCAGGTCACACCCGCTGGTCTGTGTCCAAGCAAACTCTATGGTCAACTGCATTGAGCTGATCAAGGTGAGTTGCGCACAGTCTGGGAAGCAAAACCGGCAGCGTTTTCTTTTTACATAAGCAAAAGATACAAATAAATCACCCCATCTCAATAAGGCCAGATTGACTGGAAcagcacagccagatgggcggggtataattaataaaacTAATATTTTCTCCGGTTCTACCTGTTTCCCAGCCCAGACAGACGATGGCTGGGAAAAGGCCTCGATTCTAGCAAGAACTCCATGGCTTGCAGGGAAGGGGGTGGCTTTCTTTAACATGCCAATGTCAGACTGTGTCAACTGTGCACTTTTTCACGGGGCAGAACAATGAGGCAGACGCCGTTACACTGGACGCCACACATGCCTACTTTGCAGAGAGATGCGCGCTTGTTCCTGTGGCTGCAGAATGTTATGGTgagctgccttttttaaaaaaaacaacacaccaaacTAACacattttaattggtttttcaCTAGAGTGGCAATAGAAGTAAAACATAAAAAAGACCTCTAAACATGCAGGGGGAATAGTCTGCAAGCTGCTGCAGATAACCGTAAATGTCAGTGGTGTGTAAAATGCCTAATCTGGTGCATGGCAGAGGTGAGGTGATGTGATGTGTGTGTGCGCATCTGTTATGGTATGATAAATATTTCTTGCTCATAGCCATAGAGTCATTGCAAACAATAAACATAAAATGTCTTGTTGCCACAAACACAAGCAGATGTACTTAGTATTAAGATAAAATGAAAGTTAAAATAAATCCTTAAAACATCCTGGAATGACGCTTAACTTTAAACCACTCGAATGAATCGCCTTTATAGCCTTTACTGCCATCCAATTCAGAGTTCTCACTCCAATGGCTTTCGTTTTCAGTTCAGCAAAGCTTACAACCCAGAAGAATTAAAAGAGCACTTTGCTGACTCGTGCACTGAAGTGCATCACTCTGTGACTTGGCACTTGATGACTGGTAGTTGAATAGTACAGTCAGTattgtgctgctgttttctgacACTGACAGGTGATATTGCAGTGCTCACAGTGGTGTTCACTGTGTGACTGATCATTTACAAGGCAATAGCTGATGCTGCAATCATCGAGTAATGAACAGGCATGTACGAAGAATGTGCCTGTGGTCTTTTTCTGTGCCCCTGTCTTCTTGGTGCAAGTTCCTCAGTGCCACAGTGAATTTGTAATGGAGCAAATGGATATTGCGATGTGGCCTGAAGGTTCAGTTCTGGGGCCAGAGTGTTCACATGGCATTCCCAACATGGGTATCTCAGCTAGGGATTCTGGTTTCCAGAGGAATTCTCCCTCAGAGAAAGAAACTGATAGCTCCTGTGTCTGATATAAAGGCACTTTGCTAAAGGAGACATGAATTGATGTAATTTCCAAACTGAcaaccttcagatgttttggactacaactcccatcatccccggccattgacactgctggctggggctgatgggagctgtagtccaaaatatgggGGGAAGGTCAGGTTGGAGAAGATTGAATCAGATCAATCCGTGTTTAGTATTGAGCACCTACCAAGTGGTGTAAGGCATGAGTCTTCTGTTCAGACGTCACTTCCTTACGCCTTTTTGTGTACAGGAGAAGAATGTACTTCAGCTCAGggagaagaggaaactgagaaGCCAGCCCACCTTACAGGTAAAGGGAAGTGCctgtaatcatagaattgtggatgggatcctgagggtcatttaatccaaccctctgcaattcaggaatctagACTAGATcttacatgacagatggccatctaaactctgtttaaaaacctccaaggaaggagaacccaccagCTTTCGTGCAACGCAAATTGCATCTACTAGACCCCTCCCTTTTTAAAgttgcttctggggcccctctAGGATTAGGGGCCCCAAAGCTTAAGCTTCCTTTATTTCATAGTAGATCCGCTCCTGCTGCCATGTTCTAATGCCTCCTCGTTGCCACACAGCTCTTCCTCCAATTTATGCAGTGGCCCTTGTCAAGAAGAATGCCAAGCATGTGAACATCTACAATCTGGGGAGGAGGCGCTCCTGCCACAGCCATGTGTACAGTCCAGGAGGGTGGCTCCTCCTTGCCCAGTACACGGTGGGGGCTCAGGAGAATGGCACTGCCAACTGCAACCTCAGCTCTGGTGAGAATTACAGCCGAATCTACAAAACAAATGGGGACAACTTGATTcaagaggaaaggtgggagtGGATGTGTCAGGGAGTGGTGTTGCTAGTTCAGGCTtccttcaacctcggccctccagatgttttgagactacaattcccatcatccctgactgctggtcctgctagctagggatcatgggagttgtaggccaaaaacatctggagggccaaggttgaggaagcctgtcctagatCTTTATTGAATCAGGATAAAAGCCTAGGCCACTTCCCTTTCTATGTTCCATTTAAGCCTCCTACTTGTTCTAGCCAACACAgtcccttccagatgctgttggattacaactcccatcagtcccagcaggcagcatggtcaatgatgatgggaattgtagtccagcatcatctggaaggcaacacatTAGCTACGCCTGGTTTAAACATGTGCAGCAGGAAATGGGGCCTACTTTACTGAATATTTCAAACGAGTTCATGACCCGGTACAGTGTGGGCTGGGGAAAAACGTGGTCCTGAGGATTATGTTAGATTTCCATCAGCCACATGGCCAACCATCAGAGAGGATGGGAGGTGTgatccagcagcatctgaaagtccataggttccccatccctgtgctgCTGTGGCCACAGAAATTAAAATAAGCTGCACATTAATGCCTCTCTCTATCTGGGGCCTGAATGCTGGTGGGAATTGATACTGCTGAAGTATGAAAATACTGGGCTTGTGGTACAAATTTATCCAGCTTGCGATGCACAAATGTATTTTGAGAGAAGCTTACtgtccccagaaaaaaaggattTTAATGTGTAAATTAAATCAAGGTGACGTGTGCGGCAAGTTATGCATGTGTACAAACTGCATTGGACAGACAAGGTATACAAAGAAGACTCTCTCATTGGCTGCTTTTCACTGCTGCAACAgacacaaacttttttttatggCTGATTTGCAGAACAATACCTTGGTTTGGAAGTTCTGATTTAGACAATCAGTtcagccaaaatgttcaagttaGCAAAACTCATATGCACCGAAAGAGCAGGGGAAGCATCACACAAGCGTTTAGAAAAGCAAAGGATACCTGGCTgctgaaagagaaataaatataaacaactgtttagttttgcttttaaaagttttCTGCACAAGCAACAGCAAGCTGAGTAAAATTAGCTATCCTGTTCCTTAGTTTTCTTCGGTCATCAGGGAATAATTTCCTCCACTGCTTTTAACCACTGTTCCACTGCGAGTTTAACTACTGGCCCTTCTCTCCCCACTGAAAGCTTACGAGAATTACTTCTGGAAGGGGTGCATGCCAG
This genomic interval carries:
- the LOC128404163 gene encoding melanotransferrin-like isoform X4, coding for MLSLSNLSPSIPPSYHVNLLLWNSKTQKRKKFRWCTLSDLEQRKCSELSKVLLAVLPPATVNAFARVSCIRAHNTYDCIDKIRVNKADAVSLDAGDVYSAVKLYGLTVVAKEIYMEGNCVFAVAVARRGTLDIQRLKGSRSCHNGARWTSGWNIPLGFLLVRNDLVWDEDQPLSHIVGGYFNASCIPGIGVASPQLCSLCQGQKSYIQDKNHFCETSGGEPFSGSDGAFRCLKIGVADVAFLDHLAIMNATEPEQEEYELLCPDGSTGPMTAYAACNLGRGPGRAIVTRHNFKKIAKKFLTVIQHLFGKKGREKARFELFASAPFRGKNLLFHDATHHFQLVDEEAEITHILGLDYVALLQGLGHEGSSLANSLVRWCCISNAELRKCEEWALNVRSHPLVCVQANSMVNCIELIKNNEADAVTLDATHAYFAERCALVPVAAECYGEECTSAQGEEETEKPAHLTALPPIYAVALVKKNAKHVNIYNLGRRRSCHSHVYSPGGWLLLAQYTVGAQENGTANCNLSSAYENYFWKGCMPGGGGNLCKVCIGQKEAEGGRGSSRCAANHNELYYGNLGALRCLFGDPSGRSFGDVAFLEHHNLLQNIQYLDSSGWAKGCSPSDLELLCLDGSRANVTEWKVCNLGLVPPNIVVTRPVTVAKVYDFLVKSQEQSVGLTFQLFQSKAYGESDLLFKDATRQLIPTSHLDYETILGEPFFQLAESVFNCTPAGILDYCKQDTCIYSEQH